In the genome of Candoia aspera isolate rCanAsp1 chromosome 12, rCanAsp1.hap2, whole genome shotgun sequence, the window CGCCCCGCTTCCGGGGCCGGCGTCTGCGGCCCCGACCTCTGCAGCGGCGCTCGAGGCTGCTCTCCGCCGAGCCTCCCTCGCCTGGGGAGCGACGCCCCCAGGTGCCCCCCTCGCCCGGCGCGGCTCGTGGCGATGGCTGCGGGGCGCGCGCGGGAGAAGCCAAGCAGAGGCCGAAATGCACGGGCGCGATTCTCAGTGCATTTCCCCCATAGGCTGACTGAGAAATctaatttttacattttactaCTGCCGGTATGCCGCGGAGATGAACCGGGAGGGACATGTTATTGTCTGCtccagtcccgcctcaggcatgaaagccggctgggtgaccttgggccagtccctctctctcagcccagctcacctcacagggtggtggttgtggggaaaacaggaggaggaaggggtattaggtatgctcgccaccttgagttatctataaaaataataaaggcaggatggaaaataaataaatttcctcactggtattttcttttaagaaaggaTTATGCATGAACCCTGCACAGCTCTTCCTTGTGGCTGCTACTTGATGGGAGGACTGAGGAGTTGCACAATGCATCTTGCAACTTCCTGGCAGCGTCTGGGCTCCTTCCTTGACCACAGAgactgaggtcacccagccactgCTGCAATGGGCTGGTTACATCCTTGAGATGGGAGCCCAAGACAGTCCTAATATGGGTGGCCCTGGATTGCAAAATGGGGTAAAGACGTCTCCTGCTACCCAGGATGGTGCCAAGAGTTCTGGGAGGACCAAAACAAAGCAACCATTTTCTCACAcattgatcagtgtttctcaacccagaattcctcagccagcatggctggctgaggaattctaggagttgaagtccacccatcttaaagttgccaaggatgagaaacactgctttggaagcTTCCTCTGATGTTCTCCTTCTGAGAGGAGATGACTTGCTTACAAGTTTTCAAACTAGGGTTGAGCAGGAAGGCGGTTTCCTCTGGTCGGTTTGGATTGGCACTATTTCAGCTCCCAATTCTTCCCCCAACAGGACATCTTCCAGCAGTCTTTAACTTAAAGCTGCTGTCCTGTAGATGAAGAAACTCCCTCCTAATATCTTGGGATttcagagagggaggggggacgATGCAAATACTGTAGGTATTTCCAAGGCCAGGCATGGCCACCACGTCACTCCAAAGTCAAGAACACCATGCTCTACATGGAACATTTCTCTGGAGTTCTCCTTTGAACCAACGTTGAAAGCCActtctccccctttctgtctttCATCTTCAGATGGAGTTAGAACTAATAAACAGGCAGCCATCTCTGCCTAGCACCAGTTGAAAAACAGGCAGCAGCAAAGGGAACATCCTTCCCCAGCTTGGGAAGGAAGCAAGCTGAAGGGCTGGCTTTGGGAGGGGATGTGAAGAATCCCCCATCCTTCCCAGACATGATCAGGATGCAGCCCCTTCGTACAcccaggacaagaagccacaggAGGGGTCTCAGCCTCCCCCTCTGGCACTGCTCTTCCCAAGCTGGACCTGCTAAGAGAGGAAGCTCCCGTGAGGCAAGTGGTTTCTCTGCTGGGGTGTCTGGAGGCTGAAGGAAAATGGTCTGGGAGCCTTCACTTCTTGACTGTTGTTTTCCAGGAAATGCCCCAATGAATCCTGAACCCAAACTTTTTCACTCAGATGGGACTTGCCGCGTGACTTCTGGCTTCCAGCTTCCACGTCATTCACGATCCTCATGTCCTACTTcagaaagggaaatgccagagaGAAAGGAATTGAAACTGCAGCCTCGGGGAATTTTCAGAGTCCCGCAGAGGTCACTGCACACTCCCCCCTCTAAAACTTTTCACAGAAAGCTTGTCGTGTTGAACTGCAAGAACTCACCACAAGACACAGCAATGGATTACCAGCTGAGCCAGGGAGGTGGCTGGCTATTCATGCTTACTAGCTGTGATAAGTCCATAGGCAGCCCATGGGTGTAGGTGagtgtgcacacatgtgcacataaAGATAGTGGGGAAATAAGCAGGGAAGACCCCTACTTTGAATCTTGGGTTAACTTAATGTTTGGGTCTGAAGTTCTAGGAACGTCCTCCCTTAATGAAATTCTGTTTATGAATTCACTTGAAGCACAGGAACCGGGTTCTCCTTAGAGGCAAGCAGCCCCCTGCAGGGCAGTATTAGTGACCCTGGGGAATGTGAGGCTGGGGACTTGTTCTCCCATGCCCCTCTCTGTGATCTGGAAGAGGTAGCCCCAACCATCTTGGGGACAGACAGATGGGACCCTTGTCCTGACCACCCGTGCCAGAGTCATCTCGATGGCAGACCAGCAGGGCCGAGGCTGGCCTTCTTATACACACAGGCAGGGAAGTGGCCCAGAGATGTGGCTgccaagcatggctggctgttCATTATCCAGGGATGCTTCAGAAATGAGGTCACTGTCTcatgaaggagaagaaaaggtggAAAGCTGGACAATCCACACCACCCAGACCCATCAGAAGAAAAGCTCTCTGACCACTTTCAGCCCCTCTGCTTGGATGTCTCAGCCAGAAGGTGGTGCTTTGGCACCGAGCTCAGCCATTGGGCTTAGACACCAAGGTTTCTGGCTTAGCATTTCTGTGAATCAGCCACTTGGGGGTTGTTCTGCACCCGTGGCTTAGGATGATGCATGAACAAGCCACAATGTCCTCCTCCTTTGAATATTGCAGCCCTGTGAGTCTGAACACAGAGCCCTTGGGATGGCGTGGGAGTTGGCAAGGTCCAAAGAACCCTACCTGAGAGATCTACCAAACTCTATGATACTTTTGGAAAGTATGTGGGAGACTTCTAATAGTTATTTGCTTAGAAAAATCCAATGTCAGGACATAAGCCATTTCCTTCCGGTCCTAGAGGTCCATTATGACTACAGACTGAACCTGGGGCCAACAGACCCCCCCCCCATGTGCACGGGGGGCCACTGCAGCCTTGTTACCAGGGCCTGCTGCCTGAATGGGTTCCTTGGGTCCCCTTGAAGGCCATTCTTTGCTGGGACAGCAGAGGGGAgtgaatgcccccccccccagagccCTGACTTCCAGCGCCTGAGGCAGACCAACCTGGTGAGCCCTCCTAAGTCTCCATGGGGCCAGCCTCCTTCCCAGCTCAGTGGATAACTCAGTGGTGAAGAGGAGCTAGTTCGAAGAGGAGCTGGTGCTTCCCCAGGATGCCAGAAGAAGCACCAGCCATGGGTCCCCCTCTTCGGCAGCCCCAGGGCTGGTGGGTCTGTCCTCCAGCTAAGGCAGTGTTCTCCTGGTGGGGGCAGCTGCAGGCTGCGGGCCTAGAACTTCTGAAGGCAAGGGCACCGAGAGGCGATCCTCCAGGCAACCACCACCTTCCAATGCAGCCCAGCTGCAAACAGAAGCTGAGCAACATCTCTTCAGGCTGAAGCCACAAAGACCGGCCGGAGAACCACTGGCCACCTTATTCCTTGCGGTGGGAGCACGTGCAGCACCGGAGCCCCCTGTTCCTCGCTCATGCTGAAATAGGACAGTTGCGGGGCCGGAAACCACCTTGGAGCCCTGGAAGGCCCCGGGGCAGAGGTGGAGCCGGGAGGGGCCTCCACACGTACACACTTGGGGGTTCGGCAGGTTGCCAGCGCTCTGCTGCTCTTGCCACGAGTGCGAGAGGGCGGCGCTTGGAGAGCCGGAGCAGCTCCGCGCCGCCCGTTGGCTGAGGAAGTGGCTCGCCGCAAGCGAGAGCAGCACGGAGCCGCGCTTCCCCGCCGGCCGCCCCCTCCTCGCCCTCCCACGCGCTCCCACGGCGTCCCTGGCTCCCGCGCAGCTCCACCGCCTCAGGAAAGTCTCCAGTTGAGGCTGAGCACTTTTTAAAGCAATCTCCATTAGCGGTCAGGCAGCATTCCGAAAGATATTCCGGGCACCGGGAGCCAGGGGCTCTGCCAAAGGAGTGCTGTGTGAGCACCCGGCAGGCGCTGCTTCTGAGAAGCGGTTTGAGAAGCAGCGGCAGCTGGCCCAGCCTTGGCATCAGCGCGGAAGGCATAGTGGCTACAAGTGGGTGCCGCACACAGCCTAGCAAGCCGAGAAAGCTCCTGGGCTCAGCTGCAGGTCTCTGGAGCATAGAATTAAAAGCAGCATTAATGGCGAACAGGGAATAAGAACCTCTTATGATTCCATCTTATAATTCTGCCTCCCCCCAATTTGGCAGATTTCTGCCCTGTAGGGTCTGACTTTGACACCACGCTTCACTCGGCTCCTTGGGCACTTGTGGCTCAGCCGGCTCCAAGGAAGGGGGCACCTTTGGCCATCACAGAAGAAAGCCAGCAGGCACTTAGAGTACAGATCAGCCTTCTGGCTTCTAGCAGAACCATCTCTGCCAGTTTCCCATCCACTTACAGTTTGCATTTAAAGTTGCAAGTGGTTTAATTTTCCTGCAGCTTAAAAACTTTAGATACATGCTCACTTTTCATTTCTATTGTCAGTGTTTATTTCTTTGCCTGAAGTGGTCACCTATGAACTCCCCTACAGCAAACAGCACAAAGACAATagcattttatttacatttatttaaaatatttatacagcCATCCATCTTAAAACTAGAACTTTAGGCAGCTCACAACCCtaagataaaataatatacaaaaactaaaaacaagaaacaataaaacCCCAAACCGGGCCCAACCCAACTGCCCCGATGCAACCCACAACACTCTCCCCCGCCCCCAGGGGAAAGCTGGCTCCCCACCCTTGCTCTGCCAAGTGGGCCTTACAGAGCTCCATGCAGAAGCAAATGCAGCAGCGGCAGCAGGCAGACTCCTCCCATGAGACCCCCCTCAGAGTGCAGCCAAGGGAAGGGCTACTTGCCACAGTCCTGCACCAGTCCCTATGAAGGGAGGTTCCCCCAACCCAGGTTGCGGTCTGAAGCACGGGGCTCAGAGAAAGGTGCATCTTCTCAGTGTAGGAGAAAGTCTTTTGAGAAGTATATACATTTCAGAAAATAGTCCATGCTTTCCCATCAaggtggaattttaaaaataaatcccatgGCAGAACGTCATTGGGATTGGGTCTTGTTAGTTTTCTCCTTTGACTTCTGGACTTAAAGTATTTTGGAGACGATTGCGACACCCTCAGCTCCTCTCCTGCAGAGAAGCCACTTGCAAAGAAGGCCAGCTTTGGGGAGAGCAGCAAGAAGCCATAGGAATTTTGGCAGGGGGCTTCTGCCAGGAGAAAAGGGCAGGTGGCCCATTCAGAGAGACATTGGCAGGCAGGGGATGTTCTAGTATGGATTTTCATCTTGAAGGGTGCAGGAGGAAAGCAGGTCACATTTCTGCAAGGAAGGAATAATATGGGTAAAACTAAAAACCCTACACGCCCTCTCCCTTTGGTCCTTCCCAGGCCTACTCTATCAGTCAGATACAGAGATACTACTAATACCCAGGCCCTGCAATCTTCCAAGATGCACCCAACTCTTCATCAGTCACAGATCTCAGTATTAACTGGCAAAAGTGCATGTGGTACCCCTTGACAATGCCTCACTGGCAGGAGGATTCCTACTTCAAAACTTCAGCCCAAATTATAATCTCAGGTACCTTTCCCAGCACATCAGGAGTAATTGAACGTGCACAGGACAGACCCACCCAGTTCTTGCATAGGACAGACCCACCCAGTTCTTGCATAGGACAGACCCACCCAGTTCTTGCATAGATGGTGCTCAGCACAACAGGAGGGTCCTTGATCAGCAACTTGATTGAGAATGAGCCAGATAAGGCTGATCACAGGAAGAAGGGGGCTCTACATCTCTTAATGCCCAGGGATTCTGTGCCAATGCATCTGCAGCAGCTGCACCCAGCGCTTCTACCCAGAAGGTGCTCTCCAGAAGCCACGCTTGACAAAGGAGGAATCCTGGTCCTTTGGGCTTCCTACAGGGGCCAGATCCCCTACCTACCCTCCAGGATCCGGTCCAGGTCTGCAATGAACTCTTCCAGTTCATGTGTGTCTCCAAGCTTGGCTACAAGACAAGAGGTACAAAACTTTCAGCTGGTCTGTTTCCCCATCCTCACAAATCTTGATTGAACCAAAGATCACAGCAGATTAAAGATTGGAACAGTTGGAGCTCAGGAATACCAAAAACATGCCAAATGAAGCCTTCAGTGCTGGTGGGTTTTATTATCTCTTTGTCATGAAGGCCCACACAGGCTGGCAGAATAGGAGGATCAGACTGCCAAGACAGCTGTCCAGGGAGACAAATGGGTCCCTGGGGGAGTTCTTTTGACTCCACTCGGGGGCCTAGCAGTGCCAGGGGACAATGAAAGATGCCCAAATTGCCTATACATGCAAACACAGGTCACACTTGTGGCATCAAGGAGTTTGCCCACACCTTCTCCCTTGAACTTGCAAGCCTTACCTGAGGAGCAAGGGGCATCCGTGGCAGCCGACAGAGCATTGAGGTCTTCCTCGCTGGTGTTCAGGCTGCTGCCGAGAGAGGCGCTCTTGCCTGCAGGGAAGGCAAAGAGAAACCCCCCTCAGCTCACAGGACTTCCCTGCCCCACGCCCAGGGGGGCTCTCCTCAGCCCAATGGCTTGGGGGAAATGGGCTCTCCTCAGCCCAATGGCTTGGGGGAAACCTGTGTTGGAGTGGGAAGCCCAGGGGCATAGCAGCTCATTAGCAGAACCATTTTGCCCAGCCAGAGAGCCTCTGATCTCATCACCTGACTCAAACAGCAGTTAGGGGAAGTAAAGAAACATCAATCATTTATTGGGCTTGCCTCTCTCCTTGCTGACTTCAGTAGCGAATGCATGAACTGGGCCACCAACAGCAAGGCAGCCACCTACGACATTTCCCTGGGTCGTGGAATGAGGCTGCCGAGAGTAAGAACCAGAACGGGGTTGTTTCCACAATCCCGGCAGCAGCACAAAACCTGAGGAGGGCAGAAGCAAGAGGggttccctctcctcccctcacCCCCATTTCTCCCCTGGATGGAAGGACGGAAGTGGTGGGTGCTCACTTTCTGAGTCGTCGATGCCGCTATCATACATGCTGGATGAGACCTTTTTCTTTAACTCCTCCAGGTGTGGCTCATACTGAGAAAAGACCCTTTTCTCAAAGTCCTGAACCACGTGGTCAAACTCCACCAAGAAGTCATCCAGGGAGTTGTTGGCCAGCCCTGCCAGTAGGGAAACCGGGTGTTTCAGGATATTCAGAATTCCTTCAGGACCCTCCCCACCACCTTTGGTACGAAGTCAGGGCATTCTGGCCTCTTTCACTTTGCCGGCTTCACTTCGCTTCCCTGCAGGAGGATTAGCAAAGCGCCTGTGAGCAACAAGTGAAGGAGCAGGGCAAAGATGTGAGCTTCCTGGTGGGAAGAGGACGTAGAAGAGTTAGCGTTTTCATGGCACCGAGAACAACCGAGTGTCCTCCAGAGAGTTTTAGGGCAAAGCCTCCATGGATTAATCAAAGCCAGCCAGTCAAgactgctggggggtgggggggcatagcagaagagaaggagggagggcaagAAGCAGGCATGCTGAAGGGGAAGCTGCAGCCAGGCCAGCaccgggggcggggagggggagaagcaGGGGGCTTTGGGACAGGcaaagcccccaccccacccccgcagcTCCAGCCTAGAGAAAGCAGCCTCTTCGGCCTTCCGGTCAACTCCGAATAGCGCAAGGAGGCGCTTGGCTGCCACCCCCACTGAAACAGGCGTGGGGGGTCAGTGCGGCTGCACCCCCTCCCCAGTGCCACCCAAGGTCCGAGACCAGATGCTCAGCTGGCTGTTGAAGGCACAGATGAGGCAGCAGGGAAGCCTTCGGGGGTCGCCGCAGGAGAGTGTAGGTCTCCAACACCACGAAGGGAAGCGGTAACGCTGGTGGGTTTTCAGAGCGGAATCGGGAAAGCCCCCGTGCTGAACTTTTGCAGCTAGCCCTAGCCGGGTGCGGGGTTGCTTACCGGCAACGAGCCAGCGAGAAGAAAAGCGCGGTGTTTAAAGACGACGAATGTATAGCGGACTTATccaataattgtttttaaaggaaCATCTGCCGGAGAAAGCCGCTTCCTCTTCCAGCGGGACCTCGTCCTTCCTACCCCGCCCGGCGCTTACCTGTCTCCGCCGCTGCCTCCATCGCCCCGCGGTCCGGAGCAGCCCCGCGGTTCCCTTTTCTTCCCCAGGTCCCGCCCCCGCGACGCCGGGCCTGCCAATCGCCGCGAGGGGGCGGCCCCCCGGCCAGCTGTTCGCCGTGGCCCGCGCAGCTGCCCTCTCGGCCAAGGTGCTAGGCCCTGGGGAGGAGGCGCGCCGGGGCCGACCCTGCGCCCGCTTCTTCGGAGCAACATTGCGGGGCGACAGCGGTCCGGCGCCTCCTCTGGGGTTCTCAGCTGGGCCTGAGAGGGGGCCGGCCGGCCCGATCCAGCTCCAAGCTCGCGCCTTCGCCGCCGGGAAAGCGTCGCTTGCCGGCTGCTCAAACCGCGCCAACCCCCGCGGCCCTGCTGCGGCGGAGCAAAAATGCGCGTCTTCCCATACCGGGAGTCGAACCGGGCCGCCTGGGTGAAAACCAGGAATCCTGACCGCTAGGCCATTTGGGACACTGTGGGAGGTGCCGCGCCATCCCGCCCCATCTCCGCGGCCCACGTGCCCCGCCGCCGGCAACGGCGCGGGAGCTCCGCCCTTAATGAAGCCTCCCCCTTCAGAGGCAGTGTGCCGTTAGCGCCGCCTGCGGGGCTGCAGGGAGAGAACGCTGATCTTGGCTTCGACCTCGCCGGACGCTCCCGAAATGGCCATGGAGCGGCCGCAGGCGAATCCTCCTAGCCGAGTCGCACATCCCCACGCTTGATGCGATGGggtgactgcaactcccatcatccacaaCCAGCCCTCGGCCGACGTTCACCTTCCATCGGTCCGGAAGAGCTGGACGCCCTTAAGAGGCATGGCTTCCGCGGCTTCGATCGGGGGTAGCTCTAGGAGCAGCTGCCTCTGTAGTCAGCGAGCCGTCCCATCACCTGACCGGAGGAGGGCGGAGTCTTCGGCGCGGTTGCGGCTCACGTGACTGTTCCGAGGTGCCGCGGTGGGCTGGGCTGTCCGGAGCCGGGCGAGCGACTTACGCAAGGCTGGGGCTCTGAGGCCTACGAGGGGCAGGACGACGACGACGCGGAGCGGCTGCTGCACCCGCGCCTCTCGGCCGCAGGGCGAGTTCGGAGCACAGGTGGGGGGCTCCGTCCCGGCCCGCTGCTCTGCGCCTGCTCAGGGACGCTCTTGCCCGTAGAAGAGGCCGCTCTCCCCCTCGGTGTAGAGGGCCTGGCCCTTTCTGGGCGCCCCGTCCGCGGGAGGGCCGTGGGGAGGCCTCCGGGGAGACCGTGTCCGGCCGCGGGGGGGAG includes:
- the LOC134504427 gene encoding regulator of cell cycle RGCC-like isoform X1, with amino-acid sequence MEAAAETGLANNSLDDFLVEFDHVVQDFEKRVFSQYEPHLEELKKKVSSSMYDSGIDDSESKSASLGSSLNTSEEDLNALSAATDAPCSSAKLGDTHELEEFIADLDRILEEM
- the LOC134504427 gene encoding uncharacterized protein LOC134504427 isoform X2, with the translated sequence MEAAAETGLANNSLDDFLVEFDHVVQDFEKRVFSQYEPHLEELKKKVSSSMYDSGIDDSESKSASLGSSLNTSEEDLNALSAATDAPCSSEM